In Pochonia chlamydosporia 170 chromosome 3, whole genome shotgun sequence, the following are encoded in one genomic region:
- a CDS encoding GNAT family acetyltransferase (similar to Metarhizium acridum CQMa 102 XP_007813337.1), whose protein sequence is MTIREARNSDLRAMAEVSAAAFMDEELFGELMHPHRQEYPEDFITYFERRFLRHWNDPNSRFLVGLDKTTGKVIACAQWERQGAKAATWSESLNIGTLLHSATKPYLQAWDYMRPNRAADPEKVNILEETFPSFAHHWNESRQQNWFLDLLATHPDYQGQGVGRELVMWGVNKAKEENVCASVVSALGKEVFYGRSGFVEVGRANIGPLAACGIKGGAIMFCEGHVSR, encoded by the exons ATGACTATAAGAGAAGCCAGGAACAGCGACCTGAGGGCCATGGCTGAAGTCTCAGCAGCGGCCTTCATGGACGAGGAACTGTTCGGTGAGCTCATGCATCCTCACCGACAAGAGTACCCGGAAGATTTTATTACCTACTTTGAGAGACGGTTTCTGAGACATTGGAACGATCCTAATAGTCGGTTTCTGGTGggtcttgacaagacgacgGGAAAAGTGATTGCATGTGCGCAGTGGGAGAGACAGGGTGCCAAGGCGGCAACTTGGAGTGAAAGTCTCAATATAG GCACACTACTACACAGCGCAACGAAGCCGTATCTTCAAGCTTGGGACTACATGCGACCCAATAGGGCAGCTGATCCCGAGAAAGTGAATATCCTGGAAGAAACATTCCCCTCGTTTGCACACCACTGGAACGAGTCCAGACAACAAAACTGGTTCCTGGACCTGTTGGCCACTCACCCGGATTaccaaggtcaaggagtTGGAAGGGAACTCGTCATGTGGGGagtcaacaaggccaaggaagAGAATGTTTGCGCATCCGTCGTAAGTGCGCTTGGCAAAGAGGTGTTTTATGGAAGGTCTGGGTTTGTCGAGGTTGGCAGAGCGAATATTGGTCCCTTGGCGGCGTGTGGGATTAAAGGCGGTGCGATTATGTTTTGTGAGGGTCATGTTTCGAGGTGA
- a CDS encoding nucleus protein (similar to Colletotrichum gloeosporioides Nara gc5 XP_007287391.1) codes for MASVEREITPPIAPRPRSTRSNVCTQCRRMKQKCDRQTPCSNCVRRQIPQYCHLPRNPTSRVQTGRIARATTPTSPSITNLVDADSSLTCTSQQDSPRSRANVYNASRIGHLWNSRGAPSYHGNSYFGHQSAASMMQVESPELPVGVNGIHASSSRKALHRDDKRPYDHIWELVGYLPRRKSVVDHLIQKYFDELNVVHDCVHEESFRVNYDAFWNRKWGDDDLTAVDLRWLALLFMMLAFAELLNCPLDAGPEAQKDCEETSVQFFWAARKAIVLAPTFSGESPDLVRAGILVSRYLTYFGRKTESWLTSSFAIRMAQAQGMHIDGESWGLPPKVLETRRRLWCKLYCLDRSISLAVGRPYTIHDKHCMEMNIRNIWVDDMTAEEAAVAEEQPLSEPTKNIYYLYQQRLSSILGDIHDECFGLAPMTASYNSYEKVMRLDRVLLNWAESLPSYFRLEDPDSTMDADRPYLYWQRMYLHSAYHFARITLHRTYVLLESITDRFQYSRDVCISSACADLRLKLNFRTLNMADRVKAGGAMHNLFNSALVLGIIAVREPYLPKTMAIVEDLAAYCEKQRADVWVNEFVLAEVKVIELCIASVRKSRREGIADKRVGGNPSQDQTQVVNPDTNVRFPQGWTPAETDTLPSDMAGMEQDENWLDNWFGPTRNFPEPIDFQFWEDLVGSLEARQ; via the exons ATGGCCTCCGTCGAGCGAGAGATCACTCCGCCGATTGCACCACGGCCGAGAAGCACTCGAAGCAATGTATGTACGCAGTGTCGGCGAATGAAGCAAAAG TGTGACCGTCAAACTCCCTGCTCAAACTGCGTCCGACGGCAAATCCCCCAATACTGTCATCTCCCCCGAAATCCAACCTCTCGGGTACAGACTGGCCGTATAGCAAGAGCAACAACcccaacatcgccatctaTTACAAACCTTGTAGATGCTGATTCCAGCCTGACATGCACATCACAACAAGACTCACCTCGATCCCGCGCAAACGTCTACAATGCATCTCGCATCGGACACCTCTGGAACTCTCGTGGGGCGCCGTCATACCATGGAAACTCATACTTTGGCCACCAATCCGCCGCGTCGATGATGCAAGTCGAAAGTCCAGAGCTACCCGTCGGCGTGAATGGCATCCATGCAAGTAGTTCACGCAAGGCTCTCCACCGGGATGATAAGCGGCCGTACGACCATATCTGGGAACTGGTCGGGTATCTACCGCGACGAAAGTCGGTAGTAGACCACTTGATTCAAAAGTACTTTGACGAACTCAACGTTGTGCACGACTGTGTGCACGAGGAGTCATTCCGAGTCAACTACGATGCATTTTGGAACCGGAAATGGGGAGACGATGACCTCACAGCGGTAGATCTACGGTGGCTAGCTCTCCTGTTCATGATGCTTGCGTTTGCTGAGCTGCTCAACTGTCCCCTTGATGCTGGCCCGGAAGCCCAAAAGGACTGTGAGGAAACATCCGTGCAATTCTTCTGGGCTGCTCGAAAGGCCATCGTCCTGGCACCCACATTCTCAGGTGAAAGCCCTGATTTGGTTCGAGCCGGTATCTTAGTGAGTCGGTATTTGACGTATTTCGGACGCAAGACGGAGAGTTGGCTCACGTCCAGTTTTGCGATTCGCATGGCGCAAGCGCAGGGCATGCACATCGATGGCGAAAGCTGGGGTTTGCCGCCGAAAGTGCTCGAGACGAGGCGCCGGCTGTGGTGTAAGTTGTATTGTCTTGATCGTTCAATCTCCTTGGCCGTGGGGAGACCGTACACTATTCACGATAAGCACTGCATGGAGATGAACATTCGGAATATATGGGTGGATGACATGACTGCCGAGGAAGCGGCCGTTGCAGAAGAACAGCCACTCAGTGAGCCAACCAAGAATATTTACTACTTGTATCAGCAGCGTCTTTCGTCGATATTGGGCGATATACACGACGAGTGTTTTGGATTAGCACCCATGACTGCATCGTACAACTCGTACGAGAAAGTCATGAGGTTGGACCGCGTTCTTCTCAACTGGGCAGAGTCATTGCCGTCATACTTTCGTCTTGAGGACCCCGATTCGACAATGGATGCAGACCGTCCGTACTTGTATTGGCAACGAATGTATCTTCATTCTGCGTATCACTTTGCGCGCATCACTCTCCACCGAACATACGTCTTGCTCGAGTCAATCACCGATCGTTTCCAGTATAGTCGAGACGTCTGTATCAGCTCCGCATGCGCTGACCTCCGTCTTAAACTTAACTTTCGCACcctcaacatggcagatCGTGTCAAGGCCGGTGGAGCGATGCACAATCTCTTCAACAGCGCTTTAGTGCTGGGTATCATTGCTGTCAGAGAACCATATCTGCCGAAAACGATGGCCATAGTGGAAGATCTCGCCGCGTATTGTGAGAAGCAGCGTGCCGACGTGTGGGTCAATGAGTTTGTGTTGGCCGAAGTGAAAGTCATTGAGTTGTGTATTGCAAGTGTGAGAAAGTCTCGAAGGGAGGGTATCGCCGACAAGAGAGTTGGAGGAAATCCCTCGCAAGATCAAACACAAGTTGTGAACCCGGACACAAATGTGAGGTTTCCGCAGGGTTGGACACCGGCAGAGACAGACACCCTTCCGTCAGATATGGCGGGCATGGAACAAGATGAGAATTGGCTGGATAATTGGTTTGGTCCTACGAGGAACTTTCCAGAGCCGATTGACTTTCAGTTCTGGGAGGACTTGGTTGGGAGCCTGGAGGCGAGACAATAA
- a CDS encoding NAD(P)-binding domain-containing protein (similar to Metarhizium robertsii ARSEF 23 XP_011411277.1), which produces MDAASPSPAVSVHDTGITVLNNPDSADTDIVFIHGIQGNPKRTWTSKRPSSTFWPLDLLPTDCPNARIMTFGYDSVVTRGLRAVNQNDIFAHAQNLRRELCRKRRDFTKRPIIFVAHSLGGILVEEVLRAASKGSVPQEEKDIYLSTFATIFLGTPFRGSNAAEWALIADAFVKMIGVGTNNKVLKELKLDSGVLNILRSEFRECVKQRAIIVRIFQESKGLSGIRTLSEQIVLESSSRLDDDTVCQSLNYNHMDMCRYATRDDEGYRVVGDEIAYWAGKASEFHGNYNGVNVTNFQNLIGVPLSLSTKSIMTSQRLFDSSEDSLRAFLSPASVGDDLDDLLDRRERHTGLWIFETQAVQDWFSGAAGNIWLTGKAGSGKSTLIATIIERLQTDGHMVAYFFCRFQDNTKRSLSSILGTWIWQVLEQHPQFTDIVLRHGPRGSAIRGQESKIKTVLERLLTAAPRRIFLVLDGLDECESAKEVSKKLEHFISAVGNSHSFLIASRNEEWVAAQGSYMYSSIVTKPELFRLVPLAVSDTASDIERYLKTRIRSLHLSSNLERTALKKLTQRVNGMFLWAEFQINALAEQLLQEDAHMVLEKDLPDGLDATYDRMLQTILAGSNAPRRFTTLRILQWITASTRALTFEELDFAMGIKADENYSPKGQTFMRGAQDVTLACGSFVDISRRKEIRLVHASAKEFLISKGVHLGLGISQPGSRTEAALNAMHIARACLTCLSFSDITYVGGTISNESLSLLIHSHVLKHPFLEYAALNWWKHLTDMPQLEQDTLSHTIRRFLGSSEHVVKWLQLYQYFAQSPKRGQHFHPRRSLCWQYISNAWETTLGFNPAGLFDRWERWLIEIWYAPGVYWPVAHIAAFFDFQQVLQNELSIGTSVDFRDRLGFTPLLQAAHGDSKNAALTLLRYGADVNCRTQYGYSAIRYACRNGMDVLPILLERGARLDFVDGDSGKTALHEVCSSVLWHPLIFKFIIETPTAKEIINSKSVVAGETPLHLAAAIAVESSATLFRERYRRAQDPRHLPSDAKLGMPTCELFSAQGFRALQVLRDAWADLGIQVPFRNSVDCFLKMITAWKGRLIQDLLRSGADAGLADRSEQLPLHRAVSSMEPSEDASAASRPESMPVTALIRSTQELDHVSNVGGTPLQITMNKELHTTTLLLIHHGAGCKTFTAAELRTIETNVAKTNSLAPRKSGSWSQRESHSTMEVLNTISVLRLLQPTLPDCVLSIILDHAELWTETVYRNEFKGYNYADHSKLPANTTLVSQEITGADPNPVRQLIVQAQTQDYNNEFKHSIRQSFASFATQFGSMYYQPRSSRFFSSQRNAKVNEPDLGMLQVAVIRKWEPNVLEYGPDLSSALTSTLIWSTSPSGGASEEVRRWVKALKTGDRVVIALHSDAASLDISLIKELRLTVRTSWLSDVKPEYDITRAGTRL; this is translated from the exons ATGGATGCTGCTAGTCCGTCACCAGCAGTCAGCGTCCACGACACTGGCATCACAGTGCTTAATAATCCAGATTCAGCAGATACGGA cattgtTTTCATCCATGGTATCCAAGGCAACCCAAAACGAACTTGGACATCGAAACGGCCTTCAAGCACGTTCTGGCCTCTCGATTTATTGCCGACCGATTGCCCAAATGCGCGCATCATGACATTTGGCTACGACTCTGTCGTAACACGAGGGCTGAGGGCGGTCAATCAAAATGACATCTTTGCTCATGCTCAAAATCTCCGCCGTGAACTTTGTCGGAAGAGACGAGACTTT ACTAAAAGACCCATAATCTTCGTCGCGCATTCTCTAGGAG GTATCCTGGTCGAAGAG GTTCTCCGGGCGGCTAGCAAAGGGTCAGTTccccaagaagagaaagataTCTATCTTTCAACCTTTGCTACGATATTCCTTGGAACGCCATTCAGAGGAAGTAATGCTGCTGAATGGGCGCTTATTGCAGATGCTTTTGTAAAGATGATCGGCGTTGGAACAAATAACAAGGTTCTGAAGGAGCTCAAGCTCGACAGCGGTGTCCTAAACATCCTACGAAGTGAGTTCAGGGAATGCGTCAAGCAAAGAGCCATCATTGTGCGCATCTTCCAAGAGTCCAAAGGGTTGTCGGGCATCAGAACCCTCAGTGAACAG ATTGTTCTGGAGAGCTCTTCACGACTTGACGATGATACTGTCTGCCAGTCCCTAAACTACAATCACATGGACATGTGCAGGTACGCAACTCGAGATGATGAAGGTTATCGGGTCGTCGGAGACGAGATAGCGTACTGGGCTGGAAAGGCTTCCGAATTCCATGGTAATTACAACGGAG TCAATGTAACCAACTTCCAAAATTTAATTGGAGTACCACTCTCCCTTTCAACGAAGTCAATAATGA CTTCTCAGAGGTTATTTGATTCATCTGAGGACAGTCTCCGGGCTTTTCTCAGCCCAGCCTCAGTTGGCGATGATCTCGATGACCTTTTAGATCGTCGCGAGCGTCACACTGGGCTCTGGATCTTTGAGACGCAAGCGGTTCAAGACTGGTTCTCAGGCGCTGCCGGCAACATCTGGCTAACGGGGAAAGCCGGCTCTGGAAAGTCCACCCTTATAGCAACAATTATTGAGCGACTGCAAACGGATGGCCATATGGTAGCATACTTTTTTTGCCGCTTCCAGGATAACACGAAGAGGAGTTTGTCCTCAATCTTGGGTACTTGGATATGGCAGGTCTTGGAGCAGCATCCCCAGTTCACCGACATTGTGTTgcgacatggaccaaggGGATCAGCTATTCGCGGCCAAGAGTCAAAGATTAAGACTGTTCTGGAAAGACTGCTCACAGCTGCCCCCAGGCGTATTTTTCTCGTTTTGGATGGACTTGACGAGTGTGAGTCCGCCAAGGAAGTTTCCAAAAAGCTCGAACATTTCATATCTGCCGTTGGGAATAGCCACAGCTTTCTCATTGCCAGTAGAAATGAAGAATGGGTTGCCGCACAAGGCTCCTACATGTACAGTAGTATAGTAACCAAGCCAGAACTGTTCAGGCTTGTGCCTTTGGCGGTCTCTGACACTGCGTCCGATATTGAACGTTACCTGAAGACTCGCATCCGGTCGCTGCATCTCTCGTCAAATTTAGAGAGGACCGCTCTGAAAAAGCTCACTCAACGAGTGAACGGCATGTTTCTCTGGGCCGAGTTCCAAATCAACGCACTTGCGGAGCAGTTATTGCAGGAAGATGCCCacatggtgttggagaaAGATCTTCCTGATGGCCTCGACGCTACGTACGATCGCATGCTGCAGACAATTTTAGCAGGCAGCAACGCTCCCAGACGTTTCACAACGCTACGGATCCTGCAATGGATAACAGCTTCGACCCGTGCTCTCACATTCGAGGAACTCGATTTCGCCATGGGTATAAAGGCTGATGAAAATTATTCCCCCAAAGGCCAAACATTCATGCGTGGCGCCCAAGATGTTACTCTAGCTTGTGGATCATTCGTCGACATCAGCAGAAGGAAGGAAATACGTCTCGTTCATGCATCTGCCAAGGAATTCCTCATTTCCAAAGGAGTTCATCTCGGATTGGGCATCTCTCAGCCAGGCAGCCGTACAGAGGCAGCACTGAACGCCATGCACATAGCCAGAGCCTGTTTGACGTGTCTCTCGTTCTCTGATATTACATATGTTGGCGGTACTATATCAAACGAGTCGCTGAGTCTTCTCATACACAGTCATGTCTTGAAGCATCCATTTTTAGAGTATGCTGCTCTAAATTGGTGGAAACATCTGACCGATATGCCACAGCTTGAGCAAGACACTCTATCTCATACCATTAGACGATTCCTAGGATCCTCTGAGCACGTCGTTAAGTGGCTTCAACTTTATCAATACTTCGCACAAAGTCCAAAACGGGGACAGCACTTTCATCCCAGGCGTAGCCTATGCTGGCAATACATCTCGAACGCCTGGGAAACGACACTTGGCTTCAACCCAGCCGGCCTGTTCGACCGCTGGGAGCGCTGGCTGATTGAGATCTGGTACGCTCCTGGTGTCTACTGGCCTGTTGCGCATATCGCCGCATTCTTCGATTTCCAACAGGTCCTACAGAATGAACTATCTATCGGGACTTCCGTCGATTTCCGCGACAGGTTAGGTTTCACTCCTCTCCTTCAAGCCGCTCACGGCGACAGCAAGAATGCTGCGCTGACACTGCTGCGCTACGGAGCCGATGTCAATTGTCGTACCCAATACGGCTACAGCGCCATCCGGTATGCATGCCGTAACGGTATGGATGTACTTCCGATTCTTTTGGAAAGAGGTGCGCGCCTTGACTTCGTGGACGGCGATTCAGGCAAAACCGCATTGCATGAAGTTTGCTCATCAGTGCTTTGGCATCCGCTCATATTCAAATTCATTATCGAGACACCGACTGCCAAGGAGATTATAAATTCAAAGTCGGTGGTAGCGGGTGAGACACCATTGcatcttgccgccgccatagCCGTTGAATCTTCAGCGACGCTATTTAGGGAGCGCTATAGAAGGGCACAAGATCCTAGACATCTCCCATCAGATGCTAAATTGGGAATGCCTACATGCGAATTGTTTTCAGCACAGGGCTTCAGGGCATTGCAGGTGCTCCGGGATGCATGGGCAGATCTCGGAATACAAGTTCCTTTTAGGAACTCTGTCGACTGCTTCTTGAAAATGATAACCGCCTGGAAGGGTCGGCTCATTCAAGATCTACTACGCTCTGGCGCAGACGCCGGCCTTGCGGACCGCAGCGAACAACTTCCTTTACACCGCGCCGTGTCGTCAATGGAGCCTTCTGAGGATGCCTCTGCCGCCTCGCGCCCAGAATCGATGCCGGTTACCGCTCttatacggagtactcagGAACTTGACCACGTCTCAAACGTTGGCGGAACGCCATTGCAGATCACAATGAACAAAGAACTACATACTACAACTCTACTCTTAATACATCACGGTGCGGGGTGCAAAACTTTCACTGCGGCCGAGCTACGAACAATAGAAACCAACGTTGCTAAGACTAATTCTTTAGCCCCGAGGAAATCGGGTTCTTGGTCCCAACGGGAGAGTCATTCCACTATGGAGGTTCTCAACACCATATCAGTGCTCCGTCTGCTCCAACCCACACTCCCAGACTGTGTGCTTTCAATCATTCTCGATCATGCAGAACTTTGGACAGAGACAGTGTACCGCAACGAGTTTAAAGGGTATAATTACGCAGACCACTCTAAATTACCCGCGAACACAACTCTCGTGAGCCAAGAAATTACGGGTGCAGACCCAAACCCGGTTCGACAGCTTATTGTGCAAGCTCAAACACAGGACTACAATAATGAATTCAAACATAGCATTCGCCAAAGTTTTGCTAGTTTTGCTACACAATTTGGTTCAATGTATTACCAGCCGCGGAGCAGCCGGTTCTTTTCGAGCCAACGCAACGCTAAAGTTAATGAACCAGACCTAGGGATGCTTCAGGTTGCTGTTATTAGGAAATGGGAGCCCAACGTGCTGGAGTACGGCCCAGACCTTTCGTCGGCCCTTACATCCACATTAATTTGGAGTACAAGTCCGTCTGGAGGTGCCAGTGAAGAAGTCAGACGTTGGGTAAAGGCACTTAAGACTGGAGATCGAGTTGTAATTGCTCTTCATTCGGATGCAGCTTCTCTTGACATTAGCCTCATTAAAGAGCTACGGCTTACAGTCCGCACCTCATGGCTTTCCGATGTGAAACCAGAGTATGATATTACAAGGGCAGGAACGAGGTTATAG
- a CDS encoding lipase (class 3) domain-containing protein, translating into MSSTDREQKKSRRPPTVLGSSGFGAGLSADVSGASGSNNAAAAFHQVANASKQLDRYFQSLDGEGARFAKILEQSRWREKAAACSNSSFEDCSLAEATLEQSHCQLVRLAAVSAVKVYAKEATKDLVPDEFSVFSIPANINAESLGGSVKATNIWLYIPNDSTSGSTNVIVVAIRGSVTYHDWLVNLNNGGGRPVQDPFLGVDEVGTPYSAHPGFLECAKAMKTKVFELIHQFCSNNFAAEVRSKPTLLFTGHSAGGAVAAMLYTHLLNCDPVLDDIHMSAALKTAFGAVHCITFGAPPITTKPLLPSQAGSLLLSIINDGDPVPRADKEYIDALLRLFSNDMPEEGTKYVLPPRVFFNAGAEIITLVDGRLLRPSEFGKGSLAETLMGDKRAHSMLEYRRRLEL; encoded by the exons ATGAGTTCGACAGACAGAGAACAGAAGAAATCCCGCCGTCCGCCAACAGTTTTGGGCAGTTCTGGCTTCGGTGCGGGCCTATCTGCTGATGTCTCTGGCGCGTCTGGTTCGAACAACGCCGCTGCAGCATTTCATCAAGTTGCAAATGCATCTAAACAGCTGGATAGATACTTTCAGAGCCTCGACGGCGAAG GTGCTAGATTTGCCAAAATTCTTGAGCAAAGTCGCTGGCGAGAGAAAGCAGCGGCATGCTCCAACTCTTCCTTCGAGGATTGTTCACTTGCAGAAGCTACTCT GGAACAATCACATTGTCAACTCGTGCGGCTCGCAGCTGTGAGCGCAGTCAAGGTCTATGCCAAAGAGGCGACCAAGGATCTTGTACCTGATGAATTTTCCGTCTTCAGTATACCAGCGAACATCAACGCTGAGTCTTTGGGGGGCTCAGTCAAGGCTACAAACATCTGGCTGTACATTCCGAATGATTCAACTTCTGGTTCCACTAATGTTATCGTTGTAGCAATCCGAGGTTCCGTTACATATCACGATTGGCTGGTGAATCTCAATAATGGTGGTGGGCGACCCGTTCAAGATCCTTTCCTG GGCGTTGATGAAGTAGGCACGCCTTATAGTGCTCACCCTGGGTTTTTGGAGTGCGCAAAGGCGATGAAGACCAAGGTCTTTGAGCTCATCCATCAGTTTTGTTCAAACAATTTCGCGGCTGAAGTTCGATCAAAGCCAACTTTGCTATTCACGGGTCATTCTGCCGGTGGTGCAGTAGCAGCCATGCTATACACGCACTTGTTGAACTGTGACCCGGTTCTGGATGATATACATATGAGTGCAGCGCTGAAGACAG catTTGGTGCAGTTCACTGCATAACATTTGGAGCTCCTCCGATTACAACAAAACCACTGTTGCCATCTCAAGCAGGCTCGCTACTTTTatccatcatcaatgacGGTGATCCGGTGCCGAGGGCAGACAAAGAATACATCGATGCTCTGCTGCGCCTATTCTCCAACGATATGCCCGAGGAAGGAACCAAATATGTGCTGCCACCTCGCGTCTTTTTTAATGCGGGTGCGGAAATCATCACTCTGGTTGATGgtcggctgcttcggccaAGTGAATTCGGCAAGGGTAGCTTAGCGGAGACGCTGATGGGAGACAAGAGAgcacattcaatgttggagtATCGCAGGAGGCTAGAGTTATAG
- a CDS encoding isochorismatase family domain-containing protein: MSNRFSPHGESVPPIPAQSTTALLLIDNQLGFRNTTIWGNGTSNPNYDKNITALLDKFRGIIDASPQEQRPCIIHVQHKSVWTDSPMHPSHTGPHGVNGEDKRGIDFLEFAAPRLLRDGKLELVYTFDEPPPPQTAEERAKLQNRPPTDEIIMTKHGHSVFINTPLEHLLNKRGIKTLLIAGMSTDVAVSTAVRMAHNLALVGKWGGRGNVADAPDSAIWTDGKGMYVREEDCKPLDGEEAVDGYLVDMPRIVLIGDATRTFGKAGVDAEVVHAVHVESLKEFAEVRNTKEVLGALQ, encoded by the coding sequence ATGTCCAATCGCTTCTCACCTCATGGAGAGTCCGTCCCTCCCATTCCCGCCCAGAGCACCACAGCCCTCCTCTTGATCGACAACCAACTCGGCTTTCGCAACACCACAATCTGGGGCAACGGAACATCCAACCCAAACTACGACAAAAACATCACAGCACTCCTCGACAAGTTCCGAGGCATAATTGACGCGTCGCCTCAAGAACAACGCCCATGCATAATTCACGTCCAACACAAGTCTGTCTGGACAGACAGTCCAATGCACCCATCCCATACTGGTCCCCACGGTGTCAATGGCGAAGACAAGCGCGGCATTGACTTTTTAGAGTTCGCAGCCCCAAGACTCCTTCGAGATGGAAAACTCGAACTAGTATATACATTTGATGaaccgcctcctcctcagacCGCAGAGGAGCGGGCCAAGCTGCAGAACCGACCGCCAACAGATGAAATCATCATGACGAAGCACGGCCACAGCGTGTTCATCAACACACCTTTAGAGCATCTCCTCAACAAAAGAGGCATCAAGACGCTTCTCATTGCGGGGATGTCGACAGACGTAGCTGTCAGTACTGCCGTTCGCATGGCACATAATCTTGCGCTGGTGGGTAAATGGGGCGGTAGGGGGAATGTCGCAGATGCGCCTGATTCGGCGATTTGGACGGACGGAAAGGGTATGTATGTTCGAGAAGAGGACTGTAAGCCACTTGACGGTgaggaggcggtggatgGGTATCTTGTTGATATGCCTCGGATTGTGTTGATTGGCGATGCGACTCGAACATTTGGTaaggctggtgttgatgctgaggttgttcatgctgtgcATGTTGAGAGTTTGAAGGAGTTTGCCGAGGTGAGGAATACGAAGGAGGTGTTGGGGGCACTGCAGTAA